A single window of Solanum dulcamara chromosome 5, daSolDulc1.2, whole genome shotgun sequence DNA harbors:
- the LOC129890745 gene encoding uncharacterized mitochondrial protein AtMg00810-like, whose protein sequence is MTAVKPVATPIDANIKLTSKLYDDHVNQKQEEPHDSLIDQAAYQKLIGKLLYLSMTRPDIAFSTQTLSQFLNQPKKFHMEAALRVVKYLKRQPGQGILLSNKSDNQITVFCDADWAACALTRKSVTGYLIKMGKSLISWKAKKQTTVSRSSAEAEYRSMASTVSELMWLLGMLK, encoded by the coding sequence ATGACTGCAGTTAAGCCAGTAGCAACACCAATAGATGCCAACATCAAGCTCACATCAAAACTCTATGATGACCATGTGAACCAAAAGCAAGAAGAGCCACATGATTCTCTAATAGATCAGGCAGCTTATCAAAAACTCATAGGTAAACTGCTGTACCTCAGTATGACAAGGCCAGATATAGCCTTCAGTACTCAAACATTAAGCCAGTTCTTGAACCAGCCAAAGAAGTTCCACATGGAGGCAGCCCTAAGAGTAGTCAAGTATTTGAAGAGACAACCTGGACAAGGCATTCTGCTATCCAATAAATCAGACAACCAAATTACAGTcttttgtgatgcagattgGGCAGCATGTGCACTCACCAGAAAATCAGTCACAGGCTACTTAATCAAGATGGGAAAATCACTAATATCTTGGAAAGCCAAGAAACAAACCACAGTGTCTAGAAGTTCAGCCGAGGCTGAATATAGAAGCATGGCTTCTACTGTTTCAGAACTTATGTGGCTGCTGGGAATGTTGAAGTAA
- the LOC129890744 gene encoding mitogen-activated protein kinase kinase kinase 20-like, protein MTVKIDPSSLCASVAAVKCCDIRRSISLQQEAQILTTLKGSPYVVQFFGADVSIDNGNIPTYNLFLEYASGGSLHDLINNYKKGMRKMSELEVGFYAYQLLKGIQHIHKKGWVHCDIKPANVLVLDNAERGGMHKLKLADFGLSLRIAEGMAYMTGKTLSNRGTLLYASKNL, encoded by the exons ATGacag TGAAGATCGATCCTTCTTCGTTATGTGCTTCCGTTGCTGCTGTTAAATGTTGTGATATTCGCCGTTCAATTTCACTCCAACAAGAAGCACAAATCTTGACAACTCTCAAAGGTTCTCCTTATGTCGTTCAATTTTTTGGAGCAGACGTCAGCATCGACAATGGTAATATTCCAACTTACAATCTGTTTCTTGAATATGCATCTGGTGGATCACTCCACGATTTGATCAACAATTACAAGAAAGGAATGAGAAAGATGTCAGAATTGGAAGTAGGTTTCTATGCATATCAACTCTTAAAGGGTATTCAACACATTCATAAGAAAGGGTGGGTTCATTGTGATATTAAACCCGCAAATGTTTTGGTTTTAGATAATGCTGAACGTGGTGGGATGCACAAGTTGAAGTTGGCCGACTTTGGATTGTCGTTGAGAATTGCTGAAGGAATGGCATATATGACTGGAAAAACGTTGAGCAATCGAGGGACTCTACTTTACGCGTCCAAGAATCTTTGA